A portion of the Eubacterium maltosivorans genome contains these proteins:
- a CDS encoding class I SAM-dependent methyltransferase produces the protein MAEHLREGDSAVDATAGTGADTCLLAKSVGAHGRVYAFDVQEEALKETEQRLSAEGLRDRALLFHRGHETMGSVPELRQDSKIMGIMFNLGYLPHGDKKIVTKTDTTLAALESSVTLLAPKGLLTLCLYRHPAGLDESRAVEKWCAQLGAGFNVHKLETINKNNPPYLILAEKTK, from the coding sequence ATGGCTGAACATTTACGCGAGGGAGACTCAGCCGTCGACGCGACAGCCGGGACTGGCGCGGACACCTGTCTGCTGGCCAAAAGTGTGGGCGCGCACGGAAGAGTCTATGCCTTTGATGTCCAGGAAGAAGCCCTGAAGGAAACAGAGCAGCGCCTGTCGGCTGAGGGTTTAAGAGACCGTGCTCTTCTTTTTCACAGGGGCCACGAAACAATGGGCAGTGTGCCAGAGCTTCGGCAGGACTCTAAAATAATGGGGATTATGTTTAATTTAGGGTATTTGCCTCATGGAGACAAAAAAATCGTTACAAAGACAGATACCACACTGGCAGCACTGGAAAGCAGTGTGACGCTGTTGGCGCCAAAGGGGCTGCTGACACTCTGCCTGTACCGGCACCCGGCCGGACTGGATGAGAGCAGAGCCGTTGAAAAATGGTGCGCGCAGCTTGGAGCAGGCTTTAATGTGCATAAACTTGAGACAATCAATAAAAATAATCCGCCCTATTTAATTCTGGCGGAAAAGACAAAATGA
- a CDS encoding pseudouridine synthase has product MELRLQKYMAQCGVASRRKSEELIAAGRVSVNGEAVLTPGLQVDPEADIVKVDGKAIAEDKKIYVLLNKPKGVVSTSADRHADQTVMDLLPIKERLFTVGRLDKDTEGLLILTNDGDLTFRLTHPSHEFNKIYEGLVKGIPSTEELELFAEGVEIEDDDHTRHTTAPASVQVLKTYRSTTLLQMTIHEGRKRQIRKMCAAIHHPVIHLKRTAIGSITLKGLKAGEWRYLTEEEIRYLKGEKDD; this is encoded by the coding sequence ATTGAATTGAGATTACAGAAATATATGGCCCAGTGCGGCGTTGCTTCAAGACGTAAATCGGAGGAGCTGATTGCCGCAGGCAGGGTAAGTGTCAACGGTGAGGCAGTGCTGACACCAGGACTTCAGGTAGACCCGGAGGCTGATATTGTTAAAGTAGACGGCAAAGCCATCGCTGAGGATAAGAAAATTTATGTGCTGCTGAATAAGCCAAAAGGCGTGGTCTCCACCTCGGCAGACCGCCACGCAGACCAGACCGTGATGGATCTGCTGCCCATTAAGGAACGGCTGTTTACGGTGGGCCGGCTGGATAAGGATACAGAGGGCCTGCTGATTTTAACCAATGACGGAGACCTTACCTTTAGATTGACGCATCCCAGCCATGAGTTCAATAAAATTTATGAAGGGCTTGTAAAGGGGATTCCCAGCACCGAGGAGCTGGAGCTTTTTGCTGAGGGGGTCGAAATCGAGGATGACGACCATACGCGGCATACCACTGCACCCGCTTCTGTGCAGGTACTAAAGACCTACAGAAGCACAACCTTGCTTCAAATGACGATTCACGAGGGAAGGAAGCGCCAGATCCGCAAAATGTGCGCGGCTATCCACCATCCCGTCATTCACCTCAAGCGGACAGCCATTGGCAGCATTACTTTAAAGGGATTAAAAGCCGGTGAATGGCGTTATCTTACTGAGGAAGAAATACGTTATCTAAAGGGAGAAAAAGATGATTAA
- the scpB gene encoding SMC-Scp complex subunit ScpB → MQELSKSNKKRLKGIIEGILFASGEPVALRELEKAMELDGNTIQSLMAELEKDYGSVERGLRLVQVNNTWQLSTKPEHYDFIRQVLGQQEASGLSKAALETLSIIAYRQPITRIDIDNLRGVSSNSSVQRLLDRGLIKEAGRMEAPGRPILYKTTPAFLKTVHLKHIEDLPAFEQFAEGEQQKIDISASMAENMEINTVEELN, encoded by the coding sequence ATGCAGGAACTTTCAAAAAGTAATAAAAAGCGTTTAAAGGGAATCATTGAAGGCATCCTTTTTGCAAGCGGTGAGCCCGTCGCGCTGCGTGAGCTTGAAAAGGCGATGGAGCTGGACGGGAACACCATTCAGTCGTTAATGGCAGAGCTTGAAAAGGACTATGGCAGTGTGGAGCGGGGACTTCGCCTGGTGCAGGTCAACAACACCTGGCAGCTGTCCACAAAACCTGAGCATTACGATTTTATCAGACAGGTTCTGGGGCAGCAGGAGGCCTCAGGGCTGTCCAAGGCAGCTCTGGAGACCCTCTCGATCATCGCTTATCGCCAGCCGATTACCCGTATCGATATTGACAATCTCAGAGGGGTCAGCTCCAACAGCTCGGTTCAGCGGCTCCTTGACCGGGGGCTGATCAAGGAAGCAGGCCGGATGGAAGCGCCAGGGCGGCCGATTCTCTATAAAACAACACCCGCCTTTTTAAAAACCGTTCATTTGAAGCATATTGAGGATTTGCCGGCCTTTGAGCAGTTTGCCGAGGGAGAACAGCAGAAAATTGATATCTCCGCTTCTATGGCGGAAAATATGGAAATAAACACAGTTGAGGAATTGAATTGA
- a CDS encoding segregation and condensation protein A, producing MDLLIHLIQKNKIDIYDIPIAEITNQYLAHIEKWRELDMEVASEFVVMASKLLEIKSRMLLPRAKDEEEDEEDLKEKLVRQLIEYKIFKNISSYLEERECAELHAVYKDPEYIPAMNQDAEVEINPEDIFKAYSNIFSLYSDEIEFKDFSQEIVREVFTVEEKIEYIEQQFELNRSGELHFSELFRKKVSRGEVVVTFLALLEMYKINHIRLFQNRVFQEIIIRQRTEK from the coding sequence TTGGACCTTCTCATTCATTTAATTCAAAAAAACAAAATTGATATTTATGATATCCCCATCGCGGAAATCACGAATCAATACCTGGCCCATATCGAGAAATGGCGTGAACTGGATATGGAGGTTGCCAGTGAGTTTGTGGTCATGGCTTCCAAGCTTTTGGAGATCAAATCCAGAATGCTTCTGCCAAGAGCGAAGGACGAGGAAGAGGACGAAGAGGACCTGAAAGAAAAGCTGGTACGACAGCTTATTGAGTATAAAATCTTTAAAAATATCAGCAGTTATCTGGAGGAACGGGAGTGCGCCGAGCTTCATGCGGTTTACAAGGATCCGGAATATATTCCGGCTATGAACCAGGACGCAGAGGTGGAGATCAACCCAGAAGATATTTTTAAGGCATACTCTAATATATTTTCCCTATACAGCGATGAGATTGAGTTTAAGGATTTTTCTCAGGAGATTGTAAGGGAAGTTTTTACTGTGGAGGAAAAAATTGAATACATTGAGCAGCAATTTGAGCTCAACCGCTCTGGAGAGCTTCATTTTTCAGAGCTCTTCAGAAAAAAAGTCAGCCGGGGAGAGGTTGTGGTAACCTTTCTGGCGCTTTTGGAGATGTATAAAATCAATCACATCCGGCTTTTTCAGAACCGTGTATTTCAGGAAATAATCATCAGACAGAGGACAGAAAAATAA
- a CDS encoding site-2 protease family protein, translated as MFSTSYFINLLLSLPGILVAISFHEMAHGYAADAMGDPTPKLAGRLTVNPLKHIDPIGFISMLLFRFGWAKPVPVNPNNFKNHRKGIIVVSLAGCFTNLLLGFISLIAIYAVSPFANVYLLQILQYLYLYNLMFAVFNLIPIPPLDGSQILAEFFPYNAKQKFYQFSRYGMIILLLLVVFNVFGLIITPIINGIDGLFRMILNPLFLMLWS; from the coding sequence ATGTTTAGCACGAGTTATTTTATCAATCTTCTGCTGAGCCTGCCCGGTATCCTGGTGGCCATTTCTTTTCATGAAATGGCCCACGGCTACGCGGCAGATGCAATGGGTGACCCAACCCCCAAGCTGGCAGGGCGCCTGACAGTCAATCCCCTTAAGCACATTGACCCCATCGGCTTTATCAGCATGCTGCTTTTTCGTTTTGGCTGGGCGAAGCCTGTGCCGGTTAATCCGAATAATTTTAAAAACCATCGGAAGGGAATCATCGTTGTCAGTCTGGCGGGCTGCTTCACAAACCTTTTGTTAGGATTTATTTCGCTCATTGCGATCTATGCGGTTTCACCCTTCGCCAATGTGTACCTGCTGCAGATTCTGCAGTATTTGTATCTGTATAACCTGATGTTCGCAGTTTTTAACCTCATTCCCATTCCACCCCTCGACGGGTCGCAGATTCTGGCTGAATTTTTTCCTTACAACGCAAAACAGAAATTCTATCAGTTCTCACGTTATGGGATGATTATCCTGCTGCTGCTGGTTGTATTTAATGTGTTCGGCCTGATTATCACACCCATCATCAACGGGATTGACGGGTTGTTCAGAATGATATTAAACCCACTTTTTTTAATGCTTTGGTCATAA
- the lysA gene encoding diaminopimelate decarboxylase, with translation MSENFIFSGHDTVALAQKYGTPLYVMSEDILRANINRIKDAFESAGADYDVNYAGKTFLNMGMCRIVASEGVSLDVASGGELYTAVKSGFNPARICFHGSNKNQAELEMALGYKVGRIVIDSEWELERLRLLTEELEQSVKVLFRVSPGIEAHTHELIQTGKIDSKFGLPLSQAREIIGRTKEMDYVEAVGIHCHIGSQIADEKPFLLASEVMLDLYKELISDGLNLTEINLGGGFGIPYLPNDPSFDVTNYIPKMVDHMREMSEQRQIPMPKIVVEPGRSVAAPAGITLYTVGTVKQIPGLKKYVSVDGGMADNPRPALYGADYDAVICNKPQDEALMEEVTVSGKACETDTLIKSIKLPSPQPGDTLAVLHTGAYNYSMASNYNRLRRPAVVLLKGDRSAILVERESFEDLVKNDRIPSWLED, from the coding sequence ATGTCAGAAAATTTTATATTCTCTGGTCATGACACAGTGGCGTTAGCGCAGAAATACGGGACGCCGCTTTATGTGATGAGCGAAGATATTTTGAGAGCAAACATCAACCGCATTAAGGACGCCTTTGAATCGGCAGGTGCGGACTATGATGTGAACTATGCCGGCAAAACCTTTTTAAACATGGGAATGTGCCGGATCGTTGCAAGTGAGGGCGTCTCTCTGGATGTGGCCTCAGGCGGTGAACTCTATACGGCTGTGAAAAGTGGTTTTAATCCTGCCCGTATCTGCTTTCATGGCAGTAATAAAAATCAGGCAGAGCTGGAAATGGCTCTGGGCTATAAGGTAGGCCGTATTGTCATCGACAGCGAATGGGAGCTGGAACGGCTGCGTCTTTTGACCGAAGAACTCGAGCAGTCCGTCAAGGTGCTGTTTCGGGTATCTCCGGGCATAGAAGCCCACACGCACGAGCTCATACAGACAGGGAAGATTGATTCCAAGTTTGGCCTGCCATTGAGCCAGGCCCGTGAAATTATCGGCCGTACAAAAGAAATGGACTATGTGGAGGCTGTCGGCATTCATTGCCACATTGGCTCTCAGATCGCAGATGAAAAGCCTTTTTTACTGGCGTCAGAAGTGATGCTGGATCTTTATAAGGAACTGATCTCCGACGGGCTGAATCTGACGGAGATTAATCTGGGCGGCGGCTTTGGTATTCCTTATTTACCAAATGATCCAAGCTTTGACGTCACCAATTATATTCCTAAAATGGTTGACCATATGCGGGAGATGTCTGAGCAGAGACAGATTCCGATGCCTAAAATCGTGGTAGAGCCTGGCCGCTCTGTGGCGGCGCCGGCGGGCATTACGCTATATACTGTGGGCACCGTTAAACAGATTCCGGGACTGAAAAAGTACGTGAGTGTTGACGGAGGGATGGCGGATAATCCACGTCCGGCACTTTACGGTGCGGATTACGATGCTGTGATCTGCAATAAGCCTCAGGACGAGGCGCTGATGGAAGAGGTTACAGTCAGCGGTAAAGCGTGTGAGACAGATACCTTGATTAAATCCATTAAGCTGCCCTCACCTCAGCCTGGCGACACACTGGCAGTGCTTCATACAGGGGCCTATAATTACTCAATGGCCAGTAACTATAACCGTCTCAGGAGGCCGGCTGTTGTTCTTCTAAAGGGGGATCGGTCCGCAATTCTGGTGGAACGTGAAAGCTTTGAGGACCTGGTCAAGAATGACAGGATTCCTTCCTGGCTTGAGGACTGA
- a CDS encoding NUDIX hydrolase, whose protein sequence is MKFFEKTIASKEIYNGRILNLKVDEVELPDGGTSFRELVDHKQGVGILPVRGNRIIFVRQFRKAIEKVILEIPAGLVEAGEDPKEAAVRELQEEIGLKPLDLHFLGEMWPSPGFTNEVTTLFMASQFVIEPRKQDDDEFIEIVEMPIRTVRALYLKGKFSDAKTACVLGRFFSLM, encoded by the coding sequence ATGAAATTTTTTGAAAAAACCATTGCGTCCAAAGAGATTTATAATGGACGCATCTTAAATTTAAAGGTCGACGAAGTCGAGCTTCCCGATGGAGGGACCTCTTTCCGGGAACTGGTAGACCACAAACAGGGCGTCGGTATTCTGCCTGTCAGAGGCAACCGGATTATTTTCGTGCGCCAGTTTAGAAAGGCCATCGAAAAAGTGATCCTGGAGATACCGGCAGGTCTGGTTGAAGCGGGTGAAGATCCTAAAGAGGCGGCAGTGCGGGAGCTGCAGGAGGAAATTGGCCTGAAGCCCCTGGATTTGCACTTTTTAGGAGAAATGTGGCCCTCACCGGGATTTACCAATGAAGTGACCACTTTATTTATGGCGTCTCAATTTGTTATTGAGCCGAGAAAACAGGATGATGATGAATTCATCGAAATTGTCGAAATGCCTATACGGACAGTCCGGGCGCTTTACCTTAAAGGAAAGTTTTCAGACGCAAAGACTGCCTGTGTTTTAGGTCGCTTTTTTTCTCTTATGTAA
- the nrdR gene encoding transcriptional regulator NrdR: MKCPFCDYDESKVVDSRPVEEGTMIRRRRECIRCAKRFTTYERIENIPLIVVKKGGQRVPFDKNKILNGMIKACEKRPVPIDNIQRVVDLMEKELYQVEDKEVESSYIGERVMDALKDIDQVAYVRFASVYREFKDVESFMDELNRLMSER, from the coding sequence ATGAAGTGTCCCTTTTGTGATTATGACGAAAGCAAAGTAGTTGATTCACGACCTGTTGAAGAAGGCACTATGATTCGTAGAAGAAGGGAATGTATCCGGTGCGCCAAAAGGTTTACGACTTATGAGCGGATTGAAAACATTCCCTTGATCGTTGTTAAAAAAGGTGGGCAGCGTGTCCCCTTTGATAAAAATAAAATTTTGAATGGGATGATCAAGGCCTGTGAAAAACGTCCGGTTCCCATCGACAACATCCAGCGTGTTGTTGACTTAATGGAGAAGGAGCTTTATCAGGTTGAAGATAAAGAGGTGGAATCATCCTATATTGGAGAGCGCGTCATGGATGCGCTCAAGGATATCGATCAGGTGGCCTACGTTCGTTTTGCATCAGTTTATCGTGAGTTCAAGGATGTCGAATCCTTTATGGATGAACTGAACCGCCTTATGTCTGAACGCTGA
- the ftsZ gene encoding cell division protein FtsZ, with the protein MIELDGYNDNFARIRVIGVGGGGNNAVNRMIESGLKGVDFISINTDNQALALTLAEKRLQIGEKTTGGLGAGGNPEMGQKSAEESRDAIADLIQETDLLFITAGMGGGTGSGAAPIIAKIAREMGILTIGVVTKPFSFEGRVRMRNAQIASDFLQDNVDALVTIPNDRLLRMADKTTSLRDAFKLADDVLLQGVKSISDLISMPGLVSLDFADVKTIMKDAGLAHMGVGRASGENRAEEAAKEAILSPLLETEIDGATGVLLNITAGEDLSLFEVDRAATIAREASDEDANVIFGATIDESFGDEIQITVIATGFLPAEEVEAKKAAILNSANAAAANTAAKPETKTTSGAGEFAIPGFLSNED; encoded by the coding sequence GTGATTGAATTAGATGGCTACAATGATAATTTTGCGAGAATTCGTGTAATTGGTGTTGGCGGCGGCGGGAACAATGCCGTTAACCGCATGATCGAATCCGGTCTGAAGGGTGTTGACTTCATATCCATCAATACCGATAATCAGGCGCTGGCCCTGACCCTGGCTGAAAAACGCCTTCAGATTGGTGAAAAGACCACCGGCGGTCTTGGTGCGGGCGGTAACCCTGAAATGGGTCAGAAGTCTGCGGAAGAAAGCCGTGACGCCATTGCAGATTTAATTCAGGAAACAGATCTGTTATTTATCACTGCTGGTATGGGCGGCGGAACCGGTTCCGGTGCTGCGCCGATCATTGCAAAAATTGCCCGTGAAATGGGAATCTTAACCATTGGTGTTGTCACCAAACCATTTTCTTTTGAAGGCCGAGTCCGTATGCGCAACGCTCAGATTGCCAGTGATTTCCTTCAGGATAATGTCGATGCGCTGGTCACCATTCCAAATGACCGTTTGTTAAGAATGGCTGACAAAACCACTTCTTTAAGAGACGCTTTCAAACTGGCAGATGATGTATTATTACAGGGTGTTAAGAGTATCTCTGACCTGATCTCCATGCCGGGTCTTGTAAGCCTTGACTTTGCCGATGTTAAGACCATCATGAAAGATGCCGGTCTGGCTCACATGGGCGTTGGCCGTGCTTCCGGTGAAAACCGTGCCGAAGAAGCTGCAAAAGAAGCCATCTTAAGCCCGCTCCTGGAAACTGAAATCGACGGCGCCACCGGCGTGCTTTTAAATATTACAGCTGGTGAAGACCTGTCGCTCTTTGAAGTCGACAGAGCCGCAACCATTGCGAGAGAAGCCTCTGACGAAGACGCTAACGTTATCTTTGGGGCGACCATTGACGAAAGCTTTGGCGATGAAATCCAGATTACGGTTATTGCGACCGGTTTCTTACCAGCAGAAGAAGTGGAAGCTAAAAAAGCTGCGATCTTAAACAGCGCAAATGCTGCTGCTGCAAATACAGCTGCTAAGCCTGAAACCAAAACAACCAGCGGTGCTGGCGAATTTGCGATTCCTGGATTTTTAAGCAACGAAGACTAA
- a CDS encoding DUF881 domain-containing protein gives MKSISEKTMNRILVLVFLVVGIGMALIVKEIGSKDIPAQRTFVNAKTLYNQELEEDNLKVKNEELGKKIEAEQKRLETYEQARRAIEDEGSVVDTVGQYLDAELENYKMADGSVPIQGPGIVITLEDSDKAIEPGENPNKYLVHNSDVLAVINELKAAGAEGIQLNKMRVTNSSNIDCGGAVINVDDEISSPPFVIEAIGDPESMYIYLNSDESVIQLLKYWEIKVNIEKSEYLLLNKSNKL, from the coding sequence ATGAAAAGTATAAGTGAAAAAACCATGAACCGGATACTGGTTTTGGTCTTTCTGGTGGTTGGCATTGGAATGGCTCTGATCGTTAAGGAAATTGGTTCAAAAGACATCCCGGCGCAGCGTACCTTTGTCAATGCGAAGACCTTATATAACCAGGAGCTTGAGGAGGATAACCTCAAGGTCAAAAATGAGGAGCTCGGCAAAAAAATAGAGGCTGAGCAGAAAAGGCTTGAAACCTACGAACAGGCCAGAAGGGCCATCGAGGATGAAGGGTCTGTGGTCGATACCGTCGGCCAATATCTGGACGCAGAGCTTGAAAACTATAAAATGGCGGACGGCTCTGTACCCATCCAGGGACCTGGCATTGTCATTACGCTGGAAGACAGTGACAAAGCCATCGAGCCTGGTGAAAACCCCAATAAATACCTGGTACACAACTCAGATGTGCTGGCGGTCATCAACGAACTGAAGGCAGCCGGGGCGGAGGGAATCCAGCTCAATAAGATGCGCGTGACAAACAGCAGCAACATCGACTGCGGCGGCGCGGTCATCAATGTAGATGATGAGATATCCTCACCGCCATTTGTGATTGAGGCCATTGGAGACCCAGAATCCATGTATATTTACTTAAATTCTGATGAAAGTGTTATTCAACTGTTGAAATATTGGGAAATAAAGGTTAATATAGAAAAGTCAGAATATTTACTACTCAACAAAAGTAATAAACTGTAA
- a CDS encoding DUF881 domain-containing protein, giving the protein MKRKGSLAIALICIFVGVLIILQMKTVDQLGGTVDSERAGDLAAEVKALENKNDELNNQLKDLEKQLANYESDAAGTDDVIKKKQQELEKERVLAGVTDVTGSGLVITIDTDSTDYDASLYSKSSDLLLSLVNELNAAGAEAISINGERLINTSEIRQAGSYININRNKYGAPFEVKVIGNPQDLSAAIKMRAGVVDVMQSNKLKVSISQEDNVLVKAYSGVIDLKYATPASGSGADE; this is encoded by the coding sequence TTGAAGCGAAAAGGCAGTTTGGCCATTGCGTTAATATGTATTTTTGTGGGCGTTTTGATTATCCTTCAGATGAAAACAGTCGACCAGCTGGGCGGGACGGTAGATTCCGAGCGCGCTGGCGACCTGGCTGCTGAAGTGAAAGCCCTTGAAAACAAAAATGACGAGCTGAACAATCAGCTCAAGGATCTCGAAAAACAGCTGGCTAACTATGAATCTGACGCCGCTGGAACCGATGATGTCATAAAGAAAAAACAGCAGGAGCTGGAGAAGGAACGCGTGCTTGCAGGTGTGACGGATGTGACGGGCTCAGGCCTGGTCATCACCATCGATACCGACAGCACAGATTACGACGCGTCTCTCTATTCCAAGAGCTCCGATCTGCTGCTCTCACTGGTAAACGAGCTGAACGCAGCAGGCGCAGAAGCCATTTCCATCAATGGCGAACGTTTGATTAATACCTCGGAGATCCGCCAGGCGGGCTCCTATATTAATATTAACCGTAACAAATACGGTGCACCCTTTGAGGTGAAAGTCATTGGCAATCCCCAGGATCTGTCCGCTGCCATCAAAATGCGGGCTGGTGTTGTGGATGTCATGCAGTCCAATAAACTGAAGGTTTCTATTTCACAGGAGGACAATGTTCTGGTAAAGGCCTACAGTGGTGTGATTGACCTTAAGTATGCAACGCCGGCCTCAGGCAGTGGGGCCGATGAGTAG